One segment of Plasmodium vinckei vinckei genome assembly, chromosome: PVVCY_04 DNA contains the following:
- a CDS encoding pre-mRNA-processing factor 19, putative, which translates to MSILCTISGQTPEEPVVSKTGYIFEKRLIEKHIKNYGICPVSGEVLTLDDLYPIKIEKFVKPRPITATSIPGLLSIFQTEWDSMISEMFTLRTHVNDVRNQLSHCLYQYDAATRVIAKLLKEKNNYQEEINNLRNQILQLKNGNDIFDDLEMGISEDLLNEMQNIAKDLLMNRKKRKVENVNSPNEWKKITSTNEFNIHSSVIPGVTCLAIDINKLKYNYDDDHQNHNFFSGGKDGNIYYVSLNNNKIISKLQGHLKKVNSIISHPSNSICISGSNDKTIRIWKGDPDTNEFVTSHVITKHKDNVHSLSLHPLENYFISSSKDSIWILHDMETGKTIKTCKSSPSPFKNLSIHPDGMMFGIGSEDSNIYIYDIKSQEYKASLTGHTKSIECISFSENGYYLASISKDNTLKLWDLRKATSFQTIELEDTPKHITFDYSGKYLSLSVGNDIQIFNFETKNQASLITTLSSHTDVVTQTCFGSRTSYLLSSSMDKTVKLWS; encoded by the coding sequence ATGTCAATTTTGTGTACAATAAGCGGGCAAACGCCCGAAGAACCAGTAGTAAGTAAAACTGggtatatttttgaaaagcGGTTGATTGAAAagcatattaaaaattatggaaTATGCCCAGTAAGTGGAGAAGTACTAACTTTAGATGATTTATATCCaattaaaattgaaaaatttgtaaaacCTAGACCAATTACAGCTACAAGTATACCAGGACTATTATCGATTTTTCAAACAGAATGGGATTCAATGATATCTGAAATGTTTACCCTAAGAACACATGTCAATGATGTTCGAAATCAACTAAGCCATTGTTTATATCAATATGATGCAGCTACTAGAGTAATtgcaaaattattaaaagaaaaaaataattatcaagaagaaataaataatttacgAAACCAAAttttacaattaaaaaatggaaatgatatatttgatGATTTAGAAATGGGAATAAGTGaagatttattaaatgaaatgCAAAATATTGCAAAAGATTTATTAAtgaatagaaaaaaaagaaaagtaGAAAATGTTAACTCACCAAAtgaatggaaaaaaattacaagtACTAACGAATTTAATATTCATTCATCTGTAATACCAGGTGTAACTTGTTTAGCtatagatataaataaattaaaatataattatgacGATGATCATCaaaatcataattttttttcgggAGGAAAAGatggaaatatttattatgtctcattaaataataataaaattatatcaaaattacaaggacatttaaaaaaagttaattCAATTATTTCACATCCATCCAATTCTATATGTATTTCTGGGTCAAACGATAAAACTATTCGAATATGGAAAGGGGACCCAGATACAAATGAATTTGTAACTTCACATGTAATCACAAAACATAAAGATAATGTTCATTCTTTATCATTACATCCTcttgaaaattattttataagcTCATCGAAAGATAGTATTTGGATTCTTCATGATATGGAAACAGGAAAAACTATTAAAACTTGTAAAAGTAGTCCCAGtccttttaaaaatttatcaatACATCCTGATGGAATGATGTTTGGTATAGGTTCAGAAGATtcgaatatttatatatatgatattaaAAGTCAAGAATATAAAGCATCATTAACAGGCCATACTAAATCTATAGAATGCATTTCATTCAGTGAAAATGGATATTATTTAGCATCTATTTCTAAAGATAatacattaaaattatGGGATTTAAGAAAAGCTACAAGTTTTCAAACTATCGAATTAGAAGACACCCCAAAACATATCACTTTTGATTATTCAGGAAAATATCTATCTCTTTCAGTAGGAAAtgatatacaaatatttaatttcgAAACAAAAAACCAAGCAAGTTTAATCACCACACTTTCATCACACACAGATGTAGTTACACAAACATGTTTTGGAAGTAGAACATCATACTTATTATCAAGTTCGATGGATAAAACTGTTAAGCTGTGGAGTTAA